CCACTCGGCATGCCCGTGCCCCTCGGGACGCCCGGCGTCTGTGATATTCTTCGCCCGCCCCTCTCGCCCCTCGTGTATGCCAGGTTCCGCCTGACTGCGTGCGTCTCGCCTTTCTTCCAGGAGGCTTGGTCATGATTCGCTCGCTCCGCCCGTCGCTGCTGTTGTTTCTCGTCGCGTGCCTGATGGCCTTGATGGCGATGCCGCTCGTCGCGCAGCCGGCCAAGTCACCGAAGGCGCAGGCGCCCGTGCTCCTGACCTCGTGCGGACAGAGCCCGGGGCCGGTGAAGGTCAAGGCGTTCCTGCAGCGCCTGCAGATCGACTACGACATGAAGGACACGGCCACGGTGGCCGACCTGGGCGCCAAGCCTTACAAGACCCTCATCATCGTGACCGGCAGCAGCCTGAAGGGGATGGGCGGCGCCGGCGTGTCCATCGACGATGAGCTGAAGCGGACGACGGCGCTGATTGCCGAAGCGAAGAAGCGCGGTCTGACGATCATCGGGGCGCACGTCGAGGGGATGGAGCGGCGCGCGAAGAATGCGGCGCCCGGTGACAATTCCGACGAGATGTCGATCGACGCGGTGTGTCCGAAGTCGGCGTTCCTGATCGTCCGCAAGGACGGTGACGAGGACGGCCGCTTCACGGCGCTGTCGAAGAAGACCAACGTGCCGGTGATCTTCTTCGAGAAGAACCTCGAGCTCAGTGACGTCCTGAAGAACGTCTTCGGCAAGTAGGGAGCGTCGCCGTGAGCATGTTCACGCAGGCCGGCATCGTCCTGGCCACCATGGTGGCCGTCTATGTCGTCGTGCGCGCCTTCCGCGTGTCCACGGAACTGGCGATGTTCGGCGCCGCCCTCGGCGGCGCCACGGTCGCCGGCTTCGGGTTTCCCGCCCGTCACGTGGCCGAAGGCGCCGCCACCTATCTCGACATCAACCTGATCTTCGTGACGGCCACGCTCTTCATGAACCTCCTGAAGGAGTCCGGAGGCGTGGCGTTCGTCGTCAGGGCGATCCTGAAGGGGTTCCACCGCAGCCGCGCGCTGCTGCTTGTGTTGCTGACGATCCTGCTGCTGGTGCCCGGTGCGCTGACCGGCGCGGGCAGCGTCACGGTCCTGGTCGCCGGATCGCTCGTCGCCGTCGTGCTGCACTACATGGGAATTCCGAAGCACAAGGCGGCGGCGATCATCTTTCTCAACGCGGGTCTGAGCGCGGCGGCGCCGCCGGTCAGCCTCTGGGCGATGATGACGGCCGCCGGCGTCAACATGCCCTACGTCGGCTTCTTCTGGCCGTTGATGCTGCCGTGTCTGATCGCGGCCCTGCTCACGAGCTTCATTCTCGGCTGGAGGAGCGAGGGGGCGACGGACGTCACCAAGGCGCTCGAGGAATTGCCAGAGCCGCCCCCCGGCATGGCGTGGTGGCGGGTGCTGTTGCCCTTTGTCGTCTTCGCAGGGCTCGTCTGGATGGCGCGGCAGTGGCCGTTCTCCACGCCGATTCTCGGCCTGCCGCTGATGTTCGCGGCAGCCGCGCTGACGTCGTACCTGCTGTCGCCGGTGCGCCTCCAGTTCTTCAAGATCTCGCGGGACACCGTGGAGCAACTGCTCCCGCTGCTCGGCACGCTGACGTGCGCCGGGATCCTCGTCGAGGTCATGACGCTCACCGGGGCCCGCGGACTGCTCGCCGTCACGGCAGTCACGCTGCCGATCTGGGTGGTCTACGCCACGCTCTTCCTGGTGCTGCCGGTCTCGGAATCGGTGCTGATGTGGGGCGCCGCGCCGGTCATCGGCGTGCCGCTGGTGTTGCTGTTCAACAACCGCGGCCTCGATCCGATCGTCGCGCTGGCTGGCATGAGCATCATCTGGCCGCTCGGCGATGCGCTGCCGCCGACGGCCATCATCGGGCGCCTGACGGTTGACGTGGTGGGTCACAAAGGCTCGTACGGCCAGTTCCTGCGCGCCTGCCTCGTACCGGCGCTGATCATCATCGTCATGGGAACGCTGATGGTGATCTATTCGAAGAAGCTGTCGTTCCTGACGGGGTTGTAGCGCAGGGGACAGGCGGATAGGGCGGATAGACGGGAAGGCTGCAGGCTGCAAGCGATAGGGTGTTCTCCATGCCCATTGTCACCATCTTCTACTACGTGCTCGTCGCCTTCATCTCGGCGATTCTGGTCGTCAACCTGCTGAAGTCACGGAAGTGGGAGCGCGACGTGCTCTACGTGCTCGTGCTGATTCCCTTCCTGCTCCGGCTGCTCCGCCTGAAGTGAGGTGACATCATGACCGGTCGCCTCCTGGCGCAGAAGACCATCATCCTCGGCCTTGGCATCGTGCTGCTCGCCACGTCGGGCGCCAGCTTCTACAAGAGCCGCCGGCTTCCGGAGCCGGTGGTTCTCGGTCCGGGCATCACGGACGTCAAGCGCCTCGCCGATTACTTCGAACCCCTGCGATCCACGGAGAACGACTGCAACATCTACGTGCTCGACAGTCATCAACCCGGTGCGACGATGATGATCTTCGGCGGGTCGCATCCGGAGGAGCCGGCGGGCCGGCTTGCGGCGTGGCTGCTGGCCGAGAACGCCGTGGTCCAGAAGGGCCGCCTGATCGTCGTGCTCAGCACGAATCGCAGCGCGACGACGTCGACGCGGCTCGGTGGCGCCTATCCGCCCGATTTCTCGATCAAGACCAGCTGGGGCGAGCGGACGTTCCGCATGGGGGACCGCTGGACCAATCCGCTGGACCAGTGGCCGG
This window of the Vicinamibacterales bacterium genome carries:
- a CDS encoding DUF6305 family protein, giving the protein MIRSLRPSLLLFLVACLMALMAMPLVAQPAKSPKAQAPVLLTSCGQSPGPVKVKAFLQRLQIDYDMKDTATVADLGAKPYKTLIIVTGSSLKGMGGAGVSIDDELKRTTALIAEAKKRGLTIIGAHVEGMERRAKNAAPGDNSDEMSIDAVCPKSAFLIVRKDGDEDGRFTALSKKTNVPVIFFEKNLELSDVLKNVFGK